The Neofelis nebulosa isolate mNeoNeb1 chromosome X, mNeoNeb1.pri, whole genome shotgun sequence genome has a segment encoding these proteins:
- the LOC131503202 gene encoding LOW QUALITY PROTEIN: E3 ubiquitin-protein ligase RNF168-like (The sequence of the model RefSeq protein was modified relative to this genomic sequence to represent the inferred CDS: inserted 2 bases in 2 codons; substituted 1 base at 1 genomic stop codon): MAVPQNAIPSLSECQCLICVEILIEPVTLPCNHTLCNQCFQSTIEKASLCCXCRRWISSWTRYHARRNSLVNTELWQIIQKHYPEECRLRXGQKSEEMVDEFKPVHLLSKPGELRKEYEEEVSKMEAERRAIEENEEKMSKEYIQRLLAEEEEEEARQSRKRQRELEEQLKSDEELARKLSFNLNYCDRKDLASPLNSTKPGTVTAKSPKKSKKRNTNTGDIQTYFSPKFQFGSTSQPEVAQESRNISMSKETDTTVVKSPVWQDTVIKEDMPTVFPQLSMDIQEQAAQSSVESPVPQLHDNGREWCLQQKIKMTRSNRDKELRVLNNKGPEARVPCFGETESACTVSGMTQIIESNKVDTEDEDDCILISEDISKGKNQESSFEAVMDPCISAKRKKMFPKASSAPEETEINVTENVIDLECLPSERNKQEEQDWFFAYQLQQEIDKEQMKPNQQKGSPDEYQLRPVSSRPDKLRSGQRKYSKDQNFKKQTDREHLKSRRGSENENXQPSLKIQLKDSVNVNRRKIPNPSTDNCNVSKRAHSLPSSKSQTSIFQMFQRYGK; encoded by the exons ATGGCTGTGCCCCAAAACGCCATCCCTTCCTTGTCGGAATGCCAGTGCCTCATCTGTGTGGAAATCTTAATCGAGCCCGTAACGTTGCCTTGTAACCACACACTCTGTAATCAATGTTTCCAGTCAACTATCGAAAAGGCAAGTTTATGCT CCTGTCGCCGCTGGATCTCTTCGTGGACCCGGTACCATGCCCGAAGAAATTCTCTTGTCAACACGGAACTGTGGCAGATAATCCAAAAACACTATCCAGAAGAATGCAGGCTTA ATGGGCAGAAATCAGAGGAGATGGTTGATGAGTTTAAGCCAGTTCACTTATTAAGTAAGCCCGGGGAATTGAGAAAAGAATATGAAGAGGAGGTAAGCAAGATGGAGGCAGAGCGACGAGCcattgaagaaaatgaagaaaaaatgagtaaagaatacatacagaGATTATTggcagaagaagaagaggaggaagcacGACAGTCACGAAAAAGGCAAAGAGAGCTGGAGGAACAACTGAAAAGTGATGAAGAACTAGCAAGAAAGCTAAGCTTTAATCTTAATTACTGTGACAGAAAGGACTTGGCTTCTCCTTTGAATTCCACAAAACCTGGTACGGTCACAGCCAAGTCTCCAAAGAAAAGTAAGAAGAGAAACACCAACACTGGAGATATTCAGACATACTTCTCACCGAAATTTCAGTTTGGGTCAACATCACAGCCTGAAGTTGCCCAAGAAAGCAGGAATATCTCCATGTCCAAGGAAACTGACACTACTGTGGTAAAAAGCCCTGTGTGGCAAGATACAGTAATTAAAGAAGATATGCCAACAGTTTTTCCACAACTATCCATGGACATTCAAGAACAGGCTGCACAGTCTTCAGTAGAGTCACCTGTACCTCAGTTGCATGACAACGGTAGAGAATGGTGccttcaacaaaaaattaaaatgacacgAAGCAATCGTGATAAAGAGCTACGTGTCCTAAATAACAAGGGACCTGAAGCCAGAGTTCCCTGCTTTGGAGAAACAGAGAGTGCATGCACTGTATCAGGTATGACACAGATAATTGAAAGTAACAAAGTTGACACAGAAGATGAAGACGATTGCATACTGATCAGTGAAgatatttccaaaggaaaaaaccaGGAATCTTCGTTTGAAGCAGTCATGGATCCATGCATTtctgcaaaaagaaagaaaatgttcccCAAAGCTTCCTCAGCTccagaggaaacagaaatcaaCGTTACCGAGAATGTCATAGATTTGGAATGCTTGCCTTCTGAGAGAAATAAACAGGAAGAGCAGGACTGGTTTTTTGCATATCAGCTTCAGCAAGAAATAgacaaagaacaaatgaaacccaACCAGCAAAAAGGGTCCCCAGATGAATATCAGCTACGTCCTGTATCTTCACGTCCAGACAAATTGCGAAGTGGGCAGAGGAAGTATTCCAAAGACCAGAACTTCAAAAAACAGACTGATAGAGAGCATTTAAAATCTCGGAGAGgctcagaaaatgaaaactgacaGCCATCTCTTAAGATCCAGTTGAAAGATTCAGTTAATGTTAACAGGAGAAAGATACCAAATCCTTCTACAGATAATTGTAATGTATCTAAAAGGGCTCATTCCCTACCATCTAGTAAGTCACAGACAAGTATTTTTCAGATGTTTCAGAGGTATGGAAAGTAA